GAAGGCGTCGCTCATCTCGCGCGAGGTCGTAGCCGACTCGATCGAGCTCGTCGCGCGCGGCCATCTGTTCGACGCGATCGTGTGTGTGAGCGGCTGCGACAAGACGATCCCGGGGACCGTGATGGCGCTCGCGCGCCTCGACATCCCAGGGCTCATGGTCTACGGCGGGTCGATCATGCCCGGCCGCTTCCAAGGCCACGACGTCACCATCGGGGATGTCTATGAGGCGGTGGGAAAGCACGCCGTCGGGAAGATGAGCGACGCGGAGCTTCGGGACCTCGAGGTCCACGCCTGCCCCGGTGCTGGCGCGTGCGGCGGCCAGTTCACCGCGAACACGATGGCGACAGCGTTCGAGGCCCTTGGCATCTCGCCAGCCGGTTCGTCAGGCGTGCCTGCGACCGACCCGCGCCGCCGCGAGGTCATGAAGGGCGCAGGTCGTCGCGTGATGGAGCTGCTGCGCGACGGCGTCCGCCCGCGGCAGATCATCACACGCCCCGCGCTCGAGAACGCGATCGCCGCGGTGATGGCGACGGGTGGATCGACGAACGCGGTGCTGCACCTGCTCGCGGTCGCGCGCGAGGCTGGCGTCGAGCTGGCCCTCGACGACTTCGACCGCATCAGCGCCAAGACGCCGCTCCTCGCCGACATGAAGCCCTGGGGTCGCTTCAACGCGCCGGACATGGACAGTGCCGGCGGCATCATGCTCGTGCTGCAGCGGCTGCTCGACGCGAAGCTCCTCAACGCCGATGCGCTCACCGTCACGGGGCGAACCATCGGCGTCGAAGCGCGCGCGGCGAAGGAGACAGCGGGTCAGGAGGTCGTGCGTCCGCTCGCGAAGCCGCTCGCGCCGAGCGGCGGCATGGTGATCCTCAAGGGCTCGCTCGCACCCGACGGCGGTGTGATGAAGGTCGCCGGACATCTCATGGAGGCG
The window above is part of the Candidatus Limnocylindria bacterium genome. Proteins encoded here:
- a CDS encoding dihydroxy-acid dehydratase, yielding KASLISREVVADSIELVARGHLFDAIVCVSGCDKTIPGTVMALARLDIPGLMVYGGSIMPGRFQGHDVTIGDVYEAVGKHAVGKMSDAELRDLEVHACPGAGACGGQFTANTMATAFEALGISPAGSSGVPATDPRRREVMKGAGRRVMELLRDGVRPRQIITRPALENAIAAVMATGGSTNAVLHLLAVAREAGVELALDDFDRISAKTPLLADMKPWGRFNAPDMDSAGGIMLVLQRLLDAKLLNADALTVTGRTIGVEARAAKETAGQEVVRPLAKPLAPSGGMVILKGSLAPDGGVMKVAGHLMEARRFTARVFDREEDAFAAVVAGKIKEGDCVVIRYEGPKGGPGMREMLGVTGAIVGAGLAEKVSLITDGRFSGATHGHVVGHIAPEAAVGGPIAAIHDGDTILIDPAKRRLDLDVPADEMRRRLAATEAPSARYKTGAMAKYAKLVSSASSGAVTGQ